A stretch of Ranitomeya variabilis isolate aRanVar5 chromosome 3, aRanVar5.hap1, whole genome shotgun sequence DNA encodes these proteins:
- the NFE2 gene encoding transcription factor NF-E2 45 kDa subunit → MGEPCAQGDMDLTWQEIFSINELQGLDLHPDSSYDVENGYQTAMLPNPGCSFGSVPRDGMVPTTNNNMPICNRFYMDCQAQNSAAIPMTSGYIPTSYTGMLISSSISQMGAINHYPSKHLPSRAMSASEDQVIVPEPYLTSFNTLQHPIKNHDDLESDSGLSLNFSDGESIEIENLDNHRLRSEYMEIIPQQAYQNQYTLVPNLTQPIMENLGETQTYFASRTQELVCSRDERRAAAMQIPFPTDRIVNLPVEDFNELLSRYTLTESQLALARDIRRRGKNKVAAQNCRKRKMENISILEKEIGQLRLEREGLRREREQVENIISDLKNNMKVLQKEVYSILKNPDSHRHPDDMLLHQTSNGNVNFSLE, encoded by the coding sequence GGCTTGGATTTACACCCAGATTCTTCATATGATGTTGAAAATGGATATCAAACAGCCATGTTGCCTAATCCAGGATGCAGTTTTGGTAGTGTTCCAAGAGATGGCATGGTACCAACTACAAACAATAATATGCCAATCTGTAACCGATTTTATATGGACTGTCAAGCCCAGAATTCAGCAGCAATCCCTATGACTTCTGGATATATTCCAACATCATATACAGGGATGTTAATCTCATCAAGTATCTCTCAGATGGGGGCAATAAATCACTATCCATCGAAGCACCTACCATCCAGAGCAATGAGTGCATCAGAAGACCAGGTGATTGTGCCTGAGCCTTACTTAACTAGTTTTAATACTCTGCAGCATCCCATCAAGAACCATGATGATCTTGAATCAGACTCTGGATTGTCTTTAAATTTTAGTGATGGAGAATCAATAGAAATAGAGAATTTAGACAACCACAGGCTTCGCTCAGAATACATGGAAATAATTCCACAACAAGCCTACCAAAACCAGTATACTTTGGTACCAAACCTCACACAACCTATTATGGAAAATTTGGGTGAAACCCAAACATACTTTGCATCAAGGACTCAAGAACTTGTCTGCAGTAGGGATGAGCGAAGGGCAGCTGCAATGCAGATCCCATTCCCCACTGACAGGATAGTCAATCTCCCTGTTGAGGATTTTAATGAGCTTCTTTCTCGGTACACATTGACTGAATCTCAGCTGGCTTTAGCCAGGGACATCCGAAGACGTGGCAAGAATAAAGTAGCTGCTCAGAACTGTCGCAAGCGCAAGATGGAAAACATTTCCATCTTGGAAAAAGAAATTGGGCAGCTCAGATTAGAACGTGAGGGATTACGTAGAGAACGAGAGCAAGTTGAAAATATAATTTCTGACCTAAAAAACAACATGAAGGTACTTCAGAAAGAGGTTTATAGTATTCTAAAAAATCCGGACAGCCATCGGCACCCAGATGATATGTTGCTCCATCAAACCTCAAATGGTAATGTAAACTTCTCGTTGGAGTAG